Proteins from a genomic interval of Quercus lobata isolate SW786 chromosome 11, ValleyOak3.0 Primary Assembly, whole genome shotgun sequence:
- the LOC115969044 gene encoding cysteine-rich and transmembrane domain-containing protein WIH2-like codes for MSYYNQQQPPVGVPPPQGYPSEGYPKDAYPPPGYPPQGYPPQQGYPQQGYPPPPAYAPQYQQPPPQQQSSGVGCMEGCLAALCCCCLLDACF; via the exons ATGAGTTATTACAATCAGCAACAACCCCCTGTTGGTGTTCCTCCCCCAcaag GTTATCCATCTGAGGGATATCCCAAGGACGCTTATCCACCACCGGGATATCCACCACAGGGATATCCACCACAACAGGGATATCCCCAACAAGGATATCCTCCACCTCCAGCCTATGCTCCTCAGTATCAACAGCCTCCTCCTCAACAACAGAGTAGCGGTGTTGGCTGCATGGAAGGCTG TTTGGCTGCTTTGTGCTGTTGCTGTCTCTTGGATGCCTGCTTCTGA